The region GTAAGCAGCCTGCCGAGGGATGGGGGCATGGACGACGGGTTCCTCAGTTGAGAGTGAGCCTGTTTCAGAACTAGATCTTGCGGGTGGGCTCCCGCCGCCATCCCGCTTAGGGGGCACTGCACGAAATGACACGCGTAACCAGCACCGAGATCGAAATCCGAACTCGCGACGGCATCTGCCGGAGCTTCGTCTTCCGCCCTGAGGGGCGCGGGCCGTGGCCCGCGGTGCTCGTTTACATGGATGGCATCGGCATCCGGCCCGCAATGCTGGAGCTGGGCGAGCGGCTCGCGACGCACGGCTACTTCGTGCTGCTGCCGGACCTCTACTACCGCTCGGGGCCGTACGACCCGATGGACGCGCGCACGGTGTTCACCGACCCGGCGGCGCGCGCGGTGCTCACCGAGAAGTTCATGGCGCACGCGACGGCGGACAACGTCATGTCCGACACCGCCGCGTTCCTCGACTGGCTGGCGGCGGAGCCCGACGTCCTTCCCGGCGGCATCGGCGTCGTCGGCTACTGCCTGGGCGGGCGGATGGCGTTCATCGCGGCGGGGACGTTTCCCGATCGCATCGTCGCGGCCGCGGCATATCATCCGAGCCGGCTCGCGACCGACGCGCCGGACAGCCCGCACCTGCTCGCCCCGCGGATCAAGGCGCGGGTGTACATCGGCGGCGCGAGCGACGATGCGTCGTTTCCCGAAGAGATGCAGCGGCGGCTGGACGAGGCGCTCACGGCGGCAGGGGTCGAGCACGTGGTCGAGACGTATCCGGCGAAGCATGGGTGGGTGTTTCGGGATACGGCGGCATACGACACCGGGGCGGCGGAGCGGCACTGGGAGACGATGGTGGGGCTGTTCGCGCGGGCGCTCGGGCCGCGGAAGTGAGGGGCGCCAAGCTGTCGTACCGACTGCAGACTGCCCCGGCACCGCACTGCGCTCGCGCCCGCGGTCGAATCAGTGATAGCAGGCTTGCTTCTCCGTCGCGAACGATGGGTACCGATCGCCCGCTTCCTTCAGACTCCGATCGTCGAACGAAGATCCGAGTACGCGCATCGATGCGTCCGGCAGTCGGGCCATGACTGCGGCGTC is a window of Gemmatimonadales bacterium DNA encoding:
- a CDS encoding dienelactone hydrolase family protein, producing the protein MTRVTSTEIEIRTRDGICRSFVFRPEGRGPWPAVLVYMDGIGIRPAMLELGERLATHGYFVLLPDLYYRSGPYDPMDARTVFTDPAARAVLTEKFMAHATADNVMSDTAAFLDWLAAEPDVLPGGIGVVGYCLGGRMAFIAAGTFPDRIVAAAAYHPSRLATDAPDSPHLLAPRIKARVYIGGASDDASFPEEMQRRLDEALTAAGVEHVVETYPAKHGWVFRDTAAYDTGAAERHWETMVGLFARALGPRK